From the Clostridium putrefaciens genome, one window contains:
- a CDS encoding GlmL-related ornithine degradation protein translates to MKVDYIVAEIGSTTTLVTALNVKKDNEGRVYVEIPFQGESCTTVLDGDVTIGLKDAIRHIEREIGDTLTWDKIMATSSAAGGLKITVHGLMEQMTVKAAREAALGAGGIIKMVTSGKMRKSDLKAIRNIDPNMIIIAGGTDYGERETALYNAELIGKENFNKPIVYCGNIENREEIKEILNNEELYIIDNVYPGIDELNVEPARKVIQEAFEKNIIKAPGMSKIKEMVKGSIMPTPGAVMESTKILYDIIGDILVFDVGGATTDVHSVTEGSSVVLDMLINPEPKAKRTVEGDIGVFINSKNVIDLMDIRDLDGFTKQYVREHIKAIPIENKDINASIMLTRKAMDVAINRHAGVIKRKYGGESGFIAYGKDLSKVSYIVGTGGALTRIKGGEELLGGIRYLKDEVTMLPRKGAKVLLDRDYVMACAGVLSKENKEAAIALLVQSLGID, encoded by the coding sequence TTGAAAGTTGATTATATAGTTGCTGAAATAGGTAGCACCACTACTTTAGTTACGGCTTTAAATGTAAAAAAGGATAATGAAGGCAGGGTCTATGTAGAGATTCCATTTCAGGGGGAAAGTTGTACTACGGTTTTAGACGGAGATGTGACTATTGGTCTTAAAGATGCAATAAGACATATTGAAAGAGAAATAGGGGATACATTAACATGGGATAAAATAATGGCTACAAGCAGTGCGGCTGGAGGACTTAAAATAACGGTGCACGGACTTATGGAACAGATGACTGTTAAGGCAGCAAGAGAAGCAGCTCTTGGTGCTGGAGGAATAATTAAAATGGTTACTTCGGGTAAGATGAGAAAAAGTGATCTAAAAGCTATAAGAAATATAGACCCAAATATGATAATAATTGCAGGTGGAACAGACTATGGTGAAAGAGAAACAGCACTTTATAATGCTGAGCTTATAGGTAAAGAAAACTTTAATAAACCCATAGTGTACTGTGGAAATATAGAAAATAGAGAAGAAATAAAAGAAATATTAAATAACGAAGAACTTTATATAATTGATAATGTTTACCCAGGTATAGATGAGCTTAATGTGGAGCCAGCAAGAAAGGTGATTCAAGAGGCCTTTGAAAAGAATATAATAAAGGCGCCAGGGATGAGTAAGATAAAAGAAATGGTAAAGGGCAGTATAATGCCAACACCAGGAGCTGTAATGGAAAGCACAAAGATTTTATATGATATTATAGGAGACATTTTGGTCTTTGATGTAGGAGGTGCAACTACTGATGTCCACTCGGTTACTGAAGGTAGTAGTGTGGTTTTAGATATGCTTATAAACCCAGAACCAAAGGCTAAGAGGACTGTAGAGGGAGATATTGGAGTATTTATAAATAGTAAAAATGTAATAGATTTAATGGATATAAGAGATTTAGATGGCTTTACTAAACAATATGTGAGGGAACATATAAAGGCAATACCAATAGAAAATAAGGATATAAATGCAAGTATTATGCTAACAAGAAAAGCTATGGATGTGGCTATAAATAGACATGCCGGGGTAATAAAGAGAAAGTATGGAGGCGAAAGTGGATTTATAGCTTATGGGAAGGATTTATCAAAGGTTAGCTATATAGTAGGAACAGGAGGGGCGTTAACTAGGATAAAAGGTGGAGAAGAATTACTAGGAGGTATACGTTACTTAAAAGACGAGGTAACAATGCTCCCAAGAAAAGGTGCTAAGGTACTTTTAGATAGAGATTATGTAATGGCTTGTGCTGGAGTTTTAAGTAAAGAAAACAAAGAGGCTGCTATAGCACTTTTAGTTCAAAGTTTAGGCATAGATTAG
- the orr gene encoding ornithine racemase Orr, giving the protein MGKVYPCLEADLSKLIHNVKEIVSICNKNNIKVTAVTKVFCAYRPIVESILQGGVSELADSRILNLKKMEDLNCKKTLLRIPMVSECYEVVRYSDMSLNSEIDTIKKLSMAAVELNKVHDILLMVDIGDLREGVLVEDAIDTVRQIITLDNINLVGLGTNVTCYGGLIPDTENLGKLIRLKHDIKNIFNLDLSIISGGNSSSLYMVINDTIPKEVNNLRIGESIVLGVETAYGELIPNCYKDAFILKSEIIELKYKPSVPNGNIGLNSFGEKPQFEDKGIRKRAIVALGKQDVRMEGLKPLDENISIFGASSDHLILDVTDSKEDLKIGDIVEFKLSYGTLLSAMTSPYIEKSYKNEEVYNYI; this is encoded by the coding sequence ATGGGGAAAGTTTATCCTTGTTTAGAGGCTGATTTATCAAAGTTAATTCATAATGTAAAAGAAATTGTATCTATATGTAATAAAAATAATATAAAGGTTACAGCTGTAACTAAGGTGTTTTGTGCCTATAGACCTATTGTAGAGTCTATACTTCAAGGTGGAGTTAGTGAACTTGCGGACTCTAGAATATTAAATTTAAAAAAGATGGAAGATTTAAATTGTAAAAAGACTCTACTTAGAATTCCAATGGTAAGTGAATGTTACGAGGTTGTTAGGTATAGTGATATGAGTCTTAACTCGGAGATTGATACAATAAAAAAATTATCAATGGCGGCAGTAGAATTAAATAAGGTACATGATATTTTGCTTATGGTAGACATTGGTGATTTAAGAGAAGGTGTACTAGTGGAAGATGCAATAGATACAGTAAGACAAATAATAACCTTAGATAATATAAATTTAGTTGGACTTGGAACTAATGTAACCTGTTATGGAGGGTTAATACCAGATACAGAGAATCTAGGTAAACTTATAAGACTAAAGCATGATATAAAAAATATTTTTAACTTAGATTTATCTATCATATCGGGTGGAAATTCTAGTAGCTTATATATGGTTATAAATGATACAATTCCAAAAGAGGTTAATAATCTTAGAATCGGAGAATCTATAGTGCTTGGAGTGGAGACAGCCTATGGTGAATTAATTCCTAATTGTTATAAAGATGCCTTTATACTTAAAAGTGAAATAATAGAACTTAAGTATAAGCCTTCAGTTCCAAATGGAAATATAGGGTTAAATTCTTTTGGAGAGAAACCACAATTTGAAGATAAAGGAATAAGGAAGAGGGCCATAGTGGCACTTGGAAAACAAGACGTAAGAATGGAGGGATTAAAACCATTAGATGAAAATATAAGCATATTTGGAGCTAGCAGTGATCATTTAATTTTAGATGTAACTGATAGTAAGGAAGATTTAAAGATAGGTGATATAGTAGAATTTAAATTAAGCTATGGAACACTATTATCAGCAATGACATCACCATATATAGAAAAGTCTTATAAGAATGAAGAGGTTTACAACTATATATAA
- the ord gene encoding 2,4-diaminopentanoate dehydrogenase, producing the protein MKDKIKIVVFGLGSMGSGIANMILNKKGFQIVGAIDMDPSKVGKKLYEVLGVEENEDNCCVVTNDANDVMKKGFAKVCIIATASFTKVVFPLIKMAAEAGMDVVTTAEEMSYPKALDKELSEEMDKIAKENNISILGTGVNPGFIMDLMVIMLTGVSESVDNINVTRINDLACFGKAVMVEQGIGLKEQEFIKGAKDDTVAGHVGFLQSFGMIEEAFGVKLNNIRQEKEPILTKVPRATEIVSVKEGNVVGCRQLGYADLGERLFITMDHPQQIKPELEDVETGDYININGVPKLNLQIKPEIPGGIATVAICVNMIPLVINSEPGLKTMLDLPIPRAIIGDVRDLVKDKK; encoded by the coding sequence ATGAAAGATAAGATAAAGATTGTTGTTTTTGGACTTGGTTCTATGGGAAGTGGCATTGCTAATATGATATTAAATAAAAAAGGATTTCAAATTGTAGGAGCTATTGATATGGATCCTAGTAAAGTAGGAAAGAAACTTTATGAGGTTTTAGGGGTAGAAGAAAATGAAGATAATTGCTGCGTAGTTACAAATGATGCAAATGATGTAATGAAAAAAGGGTTTGCAAAAGTATGTATAATAGCTACAGCTTCTTTTACGAAGGTAGTATTTCCTTTAATAAAAATGGCGGCCGAGGCAGGGATGGATGTAGTGACAACCGCTGAAGAAATGTCCTATCCAAAAGCTTTAGATAAAGAACTTTCAGAGGAAATGGACAAAATAGCTAAGGAAAACAATATATCTATACTTGGAACTGGTGTAAATCCAGGCTTTATAATGGATTTAATGGTTATAATGCTTACAGGAGTTTCTGAATCAGTAGATAATATAAATGTAACTAGAATTAATGATTTAGCTTGTTTTGGAAAGGCTGTTATGGTAGAACAGGGGATAGGACTTAAAGAACAAGAGTTTATAAAAGGAGCTAAAGATGATACTGTGGCTGGTCATGTGGGATTTCTACAATCCTTTGGAATGATTGAAGAAGCTTTCGGTGTTAAATTAAATAACATTAGACAGGAAAAAGAGCCTATTCTTACAAAGGTTCCACGAGCTACAGAAATTGTTTCTGTTAAAGAAGGAAATGTGGTAGGATGTAGACAACTAGGATATGCAGATTTAGGTGAAAGGTTATTCATTACTATGGATCATCCGCAACAAATAAAACCGGAACTTGAAGATGTTGAAACAGGAGATTATATAAACATTAATGGAGTTCCTAAATTAAATCTTCAAATAAAACCGGAAATACCAGGAGGGATTGCAACAGTTGCTATATGTGTAAACATGATTCCTTTAGTAATAAATTCAGAGCCAGGGCTTAAAACCATGTTAGATTTACCAATTCCAAGAGCAATTATTGGAGATGTAAGGGATCTTGTAAAAGACAAAAAGTAA
- a CDS encoding amino acid permease, translating to MKEDKNKKLGISLLVPLAIGTMIASGIFNSPIDLIETANPLAVIISWVIGVTGVIMIGIVFYMLSNKRPELKGGIYSYAKTGYGDFVGFNSAWGYWTSSLLGNMAFIFLIFKTINSLIGDNYFMPPIYSFIFGSILLWFYYFLIKRGIKEAGKLNLVITIAKIIPLILVIVLGMLVFSTDIFNVPNWQTILASNGKEVTLGKQISDSMGSILWCFVGVEGLVVLSDRAKSQNAVAKSTIIALIVTAMLYMLISVISMGVLPANELLSAQTPLALVLSKTALGDAGGMIVKLGILISLLGALLCWNLITTEILYLPAKQDNLMPKWFKKVNDKNVPVNALLFSMVASQLILLGMLSPALQKGYYIVTHIATTNILIPYLLSSMFALKTFKNEKNCIKEKAVCILACIYSTYVIYAAGVAYLALAFIMYATGIGFYIKAKKEKQQSIESKEKMAMIVMVIIAIIMIIAIAMGKVSV from the coding sequence ATGAAGGAAGACAAAAATAAAAAGCTGGGAATTAGTTTATTAGTACCATTAGCTATAGGAACTATGATTGCATCTGGTATCTTTAATAGTCCTATAGACCTTATAGAAACCGCAAATCCATTGGCTGTTATTATATCATGGGTGATAGGTGTAACGGGAGTTATAATGATAGGAATTGTATTTTATATGCTCTCAAATAAAAGACCAGAATTAAAGGGTGGTATTTATTCTTATGCTAAAACAGGTTATGGGGACTTTGTAGGATTTAATTCGGCTTGGGGGTATTGGACAAGTTCTTTACTTGGAAATATGGCTTTTATATTTTTAATTTTTAAAACTATAAATAGCTTAATTGGAGATAATTATTTCATGCCACCTATTTATTCTTTTATATTTGGATCTATTCTTTTATGGTTCTACTATTTTTTAATAAAAAGAGGAATTAAAGAAGCGGGTAAACTTAATTTAGTTATTACCATAGCTAAAATTATACCACTAATTTTAGTTATAGTATTAGGTATGTTAGTTTTTTCAACGGATATATTCAACGTACCAAACTGGCAGACTATTTTAGCATCTAATGGTAAGGAGGTCACTTTAGGAAAACAGATAAGTGATTCTATGGGAAGTATTTTATGGTGTTTTGTAGGTGTTGAAGGATTAGTAGTTTTATCAGATAGGGCAAAGTCTCAAAATGCAGTTGCTAAGAGTACAATAATTGCATTAATTGTTACGGCGATGCTTTACATGCTGATATCTGTAATATCAATGGGGGTTTTACCAGCTAATGAGTTATTATCTGCGCAAACCCCATTAGCACTAGTCTTATCAAAAACAGCATTAGGAGATGCTGGAGGAATGATAGTTAAACTTGGGATTTTAATTTCTCTTTTAGGTGCTTTGCTTTGCTGGAATTTAATAACCACAGAAATATTGTATCTTCCGGCAAAACAAGATAATTTAATGCCAAAGTGGTTTAAAAAGGTTAACGATAAAAATGTGCCAGTTAATGCACTTTTATTTTCAATGGTTGCATCACAGCTTATACTACTAGGTATGTTATCACCAGCATTACAAAAGGGATACTACATAGTAACTCATATAGCTACAACTAATATATTAATTCCATACTTATTATCTTCTATGTTTGCATTAAAGACTTTTAAAAACGAAAAGAATTGTATCAAAGAAAAAGCTGTATGTATATTGGCTTGTATATATTCAACCTATGTAATATATGCAGCAGGAGTAGCATATTTAGCATTAGCATTTATAATGTATGCTACAGGCATAGGGTTTTATATAAAAGCTAAAAAGGAAAAACAACAGTCTATAGAAAGTAAAGAAAAAATGGCTATGATAGTTATGGTTATAATAGCTATTATCATGATAATTGCTATAGCTATGGGCAAGGTTTCCGTTTAG
- a CDS encoding ISAs1 family transposase codes for MYHELSNSFISISDPRDNNSKHKLIDILTIATCAIICGADTWTDIAQYGTSKQEWFSTFLELNHGIPSHDTFGRVFSIINPKEFQEAFIKWIKDISDKVTGDVIAIDGKTVRHSFDTSNNKSAIHMVSAWSNQLGLVLGQIKVNDKSNEITAIPELLDKIDINKSIVTIDAMGTQKNIAKKIIKKGGDYVLALKGNHKNFSNDIKYFFEEESKNKFADVEYSFFKTTNKDHGRIETRKHYLINDLNWLSQKSEWKNLNSIIMVESERTIGDKTSKERRYYISSLTENVEKVADAIRKHWGIENSLHWILDIAFREDDSRIRIENAAENFAILRHIALNLLKNEKSVKIGVKAKRLKSGWDNDYLRKVLTSIQ; via the coding sequence ATGTATCACGAACTTTCAAATTCTTTTATAAGCATTTCAGACCCAAGAGATAATAATTCAAAACATAAGCTTATTGATATACTAACAATAGCAACTTGTGCAATAATATGCGGAGCCGATACATGGACAGATATAGCTCAATATGGCACATCAAAACAAGAGTGGTTTTCAACATTCTTAGAGCTTAATCATGGGATACCATCCCATGATACTTTTGGAAGAGTATTTTCTATTATTAATCCAAAAGAATTTCAGGAAGCGTTTATTAAGTGGATCAAAGATATTTCTGATAAAGTTACTGGTGACGTAATTGCCATAGATGGCAAGACAGTTAGGCATTCCTTTGATACAAGTAACAATAAATCAGCTATTCATATGGTAAGTGCATGGTCAAATCAGTTAGGTTTAGTTTTAGGTCAGATAAAGGTTAATGATAAATCAAATGAAATAACAGCAATTCCAGAATTATTAGATAAGATAGATATAAATAAATCTATAGTAACAATTGATGCTATGGGTACTCAAAAAAATATAGCTAAAAAAATAATCAAAAAGGGCGGAGATTATGTTTTAGCTTTAAAAGGTAATCATAAAAACTTTTCCAACGATATAAAATACTTTTTTGAAGAAGAATCTAAGAATAAATTTGCTGATGTTGAATATAGTTTTTTCAAGACTACTAACAAAGATCATGGCAGAATTGAAACACGTAAACATTACTTAATTAACGATTTAAACTGGCTTTCACAGAAGTCAGAGTGGAAAAACCTAAATAGTATAATTATGGTTGAATCTGAAAGAACCATAGGCGATAAAACATCTAAAGAAAGAAGGTATTATATTTCGAGCTTAACAGAAAATGTTGAAAAGGTTGCTGATGCCATTAGAAAACATTGGGGAATAGAGAATAGCTTACATTGGATTTTAGATATTGCTTTTAGAGAAGATGATAGCAGAATAAGAATTGAAAATGCAGCTGAAAACTTTGCCATCTTAAGGCATATAGCTTTAAACTTATTAAAAAATGAAAAATCAGTAAAGATTGGTGTAAAAGCTAAAAGACTCAAATCCGGTTGGGATAATGATTATTTAAGAAAGGTTTTAACTTCAATCCAATAG
- the tkt gene encoding transketolase, protein MNIDKLTIDTIRVISAEAIQKANSGHPGLPLGCAPMSYTLWAKHLKHNPKNSNWIDRDRFVLSAGHGSMLIYSLLNIFGYDVSMEDIKNFRQYGSKTAGHPEYKHIDGVETTTGPLGQGICNAVGMAISESYLAEKFNKEGFNVVDHYTYTIAGDGCLMEGISGEASSLAGTLELGKLIMLYDSNNISIEGDTDIAFREDVAKRYDAYGWQVIHVADGNNVEEISKAIEEAKKDKKKPSIIIVKNIIGFGCAAKQGTASAHGEPLGEDNIKVLKEGFGWKHEPFTVPEEVKENMKSFNKDAATKEKAWNDLFESYKKAYPELAKEWDTWFNGKLSTEILNDKDFWSFEKPMATRESSGILINRLTKLIPNLIGGSADLAPSNKTYMKDRGDFSAEDRSGANLHFGVREHAMAAIGNGIYLHGGLRVFVSTFFVFSDYMKGAMRLSAIMGLPITYVLTHDSIGVGEDGPTHEPIEHLAALRSMPNMTVFRPADSKETAAGWYLSLTKEDGPVSLVLTRQKLPLYDNTGKEALKGAYILKDSVKEVPDMILMASGSEVELIYKAAEELKKNNIDARVVSVPSFELFEAQSSEYKESVLPRSVRSRIAVEAATSFGWHKYVGLDGDVISIDHFGASGKAEVLFETFGFTVDNVVKKALELKK, encoded by the coding sequence ATGAATATCGATAAATTAACTATTGACACAATAAGGGTTATATCAGCAGAGGCTATACAAAAAGCAAATTCTGGTCATCCAGGATTACCACTTGGTTGCGCTCCAATGTCTTATACATTATGGGCTAAGCATTTAAAACATAATCCTAAAAATTCAAACTGGATTGATAGAGATAGATTTGTGCTTTCAGCAGGTCATGGATCAATGCTTATTTATTCATTACTTAATATTTTTGGATATGATGTTAGCATGGAAGATATAAAGAATTTTAGACAGTATGGAAGTAAGACTGCAGGACATCCAGAATATAAGCATATAGATGGAGTTGAAACAACTACAGGACCTTTAGGTCAAGGAATCTGTAATGCTGTAGGTATGGCTATTTCAGAATCTTATCTTGCAGAAAAGTTTAATAAAGAAGGATTTAATGTAGTGGATCACTATACTTATACTATAGCTGGAGATGGCTGTCTAATGGAAGGTATTTCAGGAGAAGCATCATCTCTTGCAGGAACTTTAGAGCTAGGTAAGCTTATTATGTTATATGATTCTAACAACATATCCATAGAAGGTGATACAGATATCGCTTTTAGAGAAGATGTAGCTAAAAGATATGATGCATATGGATGGCAAGTAATACATGTGGCAGATGGTAATAACGTTGAAGAAATAAGTAAAGCTATAGAAGAAGCTAAAAAAGATAAAAAGAAACCAAGTATAATAATAGTTAAAAATATAATAGGTTTTGGATGCGCGGCTAAGCAAGGAACAGCTTCAGCTCATGGAGAGCCTTTAGGTGAAGATAATATAAAAGTATTGAAAGAAGGTTTTGGTTGGAAGCATGAACCATTTACTGTTCCAGAAGAAGTTAAAGAAAACATGAAAAGCTTTAACAAAGATGCTGCAACTAAAGAAAAAGCATGGAATGATTTATTTGAATCATATAAAAAGGCTTATCCTGAACTTGCAAAAGAATGGGACACTTGGTTTAATGGAAAGTTATCCACAGAAATATTAAATGATAAAGATTTTTGGAGCTTTGAAAAGCCTATGGCAACAAGAGAATCTTCAGGAATACTTATTAATAGGTTAACTAAACTTATTCCTAATCTTATTGGAGGGTCAGCAGACCTTGCACCTTCAAATAAGACTTATATGAAAGATAGAGGAGATTTCTCAGCAGAGGATAGGAGTGGTGCAAACTTACACTTTGGAGTAAGAGAACATGCTATGGCTGCTATTGGAAATGGTATATACTTACACGGAGGACTTAGAGTTTTTGTATCTACATTCTTTGTGTTTAGTGACTATATGAAAGGTGCTATGAGACTTTCAGCTATTATGGGACTTCCAATAACTTATGTACTTACACATGATAGTATAGGAGTTGGTGAAGATGGTCCTACACATGAGCCTATAGAACATTTAGCCGCTTTAAGAAGTATGCCTAATATGACTGTATTTAGACCAGCAGACTCTAAAGAGACAGCAGCAGGATGGTACTTATCCTTAACTAAGGAGGATGGTCCTGTATCTCTTGTACTTACAAGACAAAAGTTACCTCTTTATGATAACACAGGTAAAGAAGCATTAAAGGGAGCGTATATACTTAAGGATTCAGTAAAAGAGGTTCCAGATATGATATTAATGGCCTCAGGATCCGAAGTAGAACTTATTTATAAAGCAGCAGAAGAATTAAAGAAAAATAATATCGATGCTAGAGTTGTAAGTGTGCCTTCATTTGAATTATTTGAAGCACAAAGTAGTGAATACAAAGAGTCCGTACTTCCTAGAAGCGTAAGATCAAGAATTGCAGTAGAAGCTGCAACTTCCTTTGGTTGGCATAAATATGTTGGACTTGATGGAGATGTAATATCAATAGATCATTTTGGAGCATCAGGAAAAGCAGAAGTTTTATTCGAAACCTTCGGATTTACAGTTGATAACGTAGTTAAAAAGGCTTTAGAATTAAAAAAGTAG
- a CDS encoding tetratricopeptide repeat protein produces the protein MKTKLTRILPDLVFAIIIFSSISMGYPLLGKILLTIYFLYLIYKSLPAIYATAGGNAYKKGNKEKALTYFKKAANSKKSKANFISSYGYLLLRDGKVSESEPYLEKAVELDDNLPQIKYSSLLNLSLLRWKQGRIPEAIKIAEDLKPHYLNSVVYEVLGYYYISNGDYEKAKNFNEEALLYDEDDDVIKDNMAQTHYFLSEYEEAEKIYSEIIPNVAFPEAYYYYALIKLEMGELDESKKLLEVALTKKVSFMSNINEDLIKSKLHELNNLSSVKNISEPQNLDDLNNLDILHTQDNLEN, from the coding sequence ATGAAAACAAAATTAACTAGAATACTCCCAGACCTAGTCTTTGCTATAATAATATTTTCATCTATATCTATGGGATATCCCCTTTTAGGTAAAATACTATTAACTATCTACTTTTTGTATCTAATATATAAAAGTTTACCTGCTATATATGCAACAGCAGGGGGGAATGCTTATAAAAAGGGTAATAAAGAAAAGGCTTTAACTTATTTTAAAAAGGCTGCAAACTCTAAAAAGTCAAAAGCAAACTTTATATCCTCCTATGGCTATTTATTACTTAGAGATGGGAAGGTTTCAGAATCAGAACCTTACTTAGAAAAGGCTGTAGAACTTGATGATAACTTACCTCAAATTAAATATAGTTCTCTTCTTAATCTTAGTCTTTTAAGATGGAAGCAGGGAAGAATTCCCGAGGCTATAAAGATAGCAGAAGATTTAAAGCCTCATTATCTAAATTCTGTTGTATATGAAGTTCTTGGTTATTACTATATATCTAATGGAGACTATGAAAAGGCTAAGAATTTTAATGAAGAGGCTTTGCTTTATGATGAAGATGATGATGTCATTAAAGATAATATGGCTCAAACTCATTATTTCCTTTCTGAATATGAGGAAGCTGAAAAAATCTATTCAGAAATAATTCCTAATGTAGCTTTCCCTGAGGCCTATTACTATTATGCCCTTATAAAATTAGAGATGGGTGAACTAGACGAGTCGAAGAAGCTATTAGAAGTTGCTTTAACTAAAAAGGTTTCATTTATGTCTAATATAAATGAAGACTTAATCAAAAGTAAATTACATGAATTAAATAATTTAAGTTCAGTAAAAAACATAAGTGAACCTCAGAATCTAGATGACTTAAATAACTTAGATATCTTACATACACAAGATAACTTAGAAAACTAG
- a CDS encoding spore germination protein: MKDSSNKIEGNKDSKSLKDDISKYTLMKSLKENIGLFKDNILKSHDTVIYREFKNKNTELKFCLIFIDGMADREVINENIIYPLMQDNFDVQSKDMIDYIKEEVLIIDDLSETSEIEKILKALLFGDTLLLIEGFDEGIILNTKSWETRSISEPQSETVVKGPREGFNESLNVNMSLIRRRINSPNLKFEIQEIGVRTNTRVCIGYVDGIVNPKILKELKFRLNKIDIEGFFSSGTLQEFINDRPLSPFKTIGNTERPDVAASKLLQGRIVILCDGSPTVLTLPYLFIEGFQINEDYYDSFIYASINRILRLIAFVLTISTPGIYVAFVAFHKELIPTKLALSIYVAKQGVPLPTVVETLLMIIIFEIIREAGLRLPKHIGGTVSIVGALVLGDAAVNAKFVSAPIVIVTAIAGICGLILYEMNAGIIVSRLMFLILGSILGLYGVIFALMGLIIHLMSIKSFGIPYMMKLIDLDKYNIRDSGIRAPWWKLKYRTKFIAKDRVRSKNYIKRRYK, encoded by the coding sequence GTGAAAGATTCTTCAAACAAGATAGAAGGTAACAAAGATAGTAAATCATTAAAGGATGATATCAGTAAGTATACTTTAATGAAATCACTTAAAGAAAACATAGGATTATTTAAAGATAATATACTTAAATCACATGATACAGTAATTTATAGAGAGTTTAAAAATAAGAACACTGAATTGAAGTTTTGTTTAATATTTATAGATGGAATGGCTGATAGAGAGGTTATTAATGAAAATATAATCTATCCATTAATGCAAGATAATTTTGATGTTCAATCTAAAGACATGATAGATTATATAAAAGAAGAAGTTTTAATAATAGATGATTTAAGTGAAACTAGTGAGATTGAAAAGATTTTAAAGGCATTACTATTTGGAGATACCTTGCTACTTATAGAAGGCTTTGATGAAGGCATAATTCTTAATACAAAATCATGGGAGACTAGAAGCATATCAGAACCACAATCGGAAACTGTAGTGAAGGGACCAAGAGAAGGTTTCAATGAGAGCTTAAATGTTAATATGTCTTTAATAAGAAGAAGGATTAACTCTCCAAATTTAAAGTTTGAAATCCAGGAAATAGGGGTTAGAACCAACACAAGAGTGTGTATTGGTTATGTTGATGGTATAGTAAACCCTAAAATATTAAAAGAATTAAAATTTAGACTAAACAAAATAGATATAGAAGGTTTTTTTTCTAGCGGCACACTACAAGAATTTATAAATGATAGACCTTTATCACCTTTCAAGACCATTGGAAATACTGAAAGGCCAGATGTAGCAGCATCTAAATTGTTACAAGGTAGAATTGTTATATTATGCGATGGGTCACCTACGGTATTGACTCTACCATACTTATTTATTGAAGGCTTTCAAATAAATGAGGACTATTATGATAGTTTTATCTATGCATCTATAAATAGAATTTTAAGATTAATAGCATTTGTACTTACGATAAGTACTCCGGGTATTTATGTTGCTTTTGTTGCATTTCATAAAGAACTTATCCCAACGAAGCTTGCTTTAAGTATATACGTTGCAAAGCAGGGGGTACCGTTGCCCACAGTTGTAGAAACATTGCTAATGATTATTATATTTGAAATAATAAGAGAAGCAGGATTAAGACTCCCAAAGCATATAGGAGGAACAGTAAGTATTGTAGGAGCTTTAGTACTAGGAGATGCTGCAGTTAATGCTAAGTTTGTAAGTGCACCTATAGTAATTGTAACTGCTATTGCAGGAATATGTGGACTAATATTGTATGAAATGAATGCAGGAATAATTGTTTCAAGATTGATGTTTTTAATTTTAGGATCCATATTAGGCTTATATGGAGTTATTTTTGCACTTATGGGATTAATTATACACTTAATGTCTATAAAGAGTTTTGGTATACCTTATATGATGAAACTTATAGATTTAGACAAATATAATATAAGAGATTCTGGTATAAGGGCACCATGGTGGAAATTAAAATACAGAACAAAGTTTATTGCTAAAGATAGAGTAAGAAGTAAAAATTATATTAAAAGAAGGTATAAATAA